Proteins from a genomic interval of Eulemur rufifrons isolate Redbay chromosome 10, OSU_ERuf_1, whole genome shotgun sequence:
- the PDGFRB gene encoding platelet-derived growth factor receptor beta isoform X2, giving the protein MTTNVASLAPLRTGATSAKPPSGTGRWIPMPSMSTDSRVSPLSGLMLSRVSFINVSVNAVQTVVRQGENITLMCIVIGNEVVNFEWTYPRKESGRLVEPVTDFLWDMPYHIVSILHIPNAELGDSGTYICNVSESVNDHQDEKAINVTVVESGFVRLLEEVGALQFAELHRSRTLQVVFEAYPPPTVLWLKDNRTLGDSSTGEIALSTRNVSETRYVSELTLVRVKVAEAGHYTMRAFNEDAEAQLSFQLQINVPVRVLELSESHPASGEQTIRCRGRGMPQPNITWSACRDFKRCPHELPPTPLGNSSEESQLETNVTYWEEEQEFEVVSTLRLQHVDRPMSVHCTLRNAASQDAQEVIVVPHSLPFKVVVISAILALVVLTIISLIILIMLWQKKPRYEIRWKVIESVSSDGHEYIYVDPMQLPYDSTWEVPRDQLVLGRTLGSGAFGQVVEATAHGLSHSQATMKVAVKMLKSTARSSEKQALMSELKIMSHLGPHLNVVNLLGACTKGGPIYIITEYCRYGDLVDYLHRNKHTFLQHHSDKRRPPSAELYSNALPVGLPLPSHVSLTGESDGGYMDMSKDESVDYVPMLDMKGDVKYADIESSSYMAPYDNYIPSAPERTYQATLINESPVLSYTDLVGFSYQVANGMEFLASKNCVHRDLAARNVLICEGKLVKICDFGLARDIMRDSNYISKGSTFLPLKWMAPESIFNSLYTTLSDVWSFGILLWEIFTLGGTPYPELPMNEQFYNAIKRGYRMAQPTHASDEIYEIMQKCWEEKFEIRPPFSQLVLLLERLLGEGYKKKYQQVDEEFLRSDHPAILRSQARFPGFHGLRSPLDTSSVLYTAVQPNEGDNDYIIPLPDPKPEVAEEGPPEGSPSLASSTLNEVNTSSTISCDSPLEPQEEPEPELQPELPAEPELEVEQPPDSGCPGPRDEAEDSFL; this is encoded by the exons TGTCATTCATCAATGTCTCAGTGAACGCAGTGCAGACTGTGGTCCGCCAGGGCGAGAACATCACCCTCATGTGCATTGTGATCGGGAACGAGGTGGTCAACTTTGAGTGGACGTACCCCCGCAAGGAG AGTGGGCGGCTGGTGGAGCCAGTGACCGACTTCCTCTGGGATATGCCCTACCACATCGTCTCCATCCTGCACATCCCCAATGCCGAGCTAGGCGACTCAGGCACCTACATCTGCAACGTGTCGGAGAGCGTGAACGACCATCAGGATGAAAAGGCCATCAATGTCACTGTGGTTG AGAGCGGCTTCGTGCGGCTGCTGGAAGAGGTGGGCGCTCTGCAATTCGCTGAGCTGCACCGGAGCCGGACACTGCAGGTGGTGTTCGAGGCCTACCCTCCGCCCACGGTCCTGTGGTTGAAGGACAACCGCACCCTGGGCGACTCCAGCACCGGCGAGATCGCCCTGTCCACGCGCAATGTGTCTGAGACCCG GTATGTGTCAGAGCTGACACTGGTGCGGGTGAAGGTGGCAGAGGCTGGCCACTACACCATGCGGGCCTTCAATGaggatgctgaggcccagctctcCTTCCAGCTGCAGATCAATG TCCCCGTCCGTGTGCTGGAGCTGAGTGAGAGCCACCCTGCCAGCGGGGAGCAGACGATCCGCTGTCGCGGCCGAGGCATGCCCCAGCCCAACATCACCTGGTCTGCCTGCAGAGACTTCAAAAG GTGTCCACATGAGCTGCCACCCACACCGCTGGGGAACAGTTCCGAGGAGAGCCAGCTGGAGACTAACGTGACGTactgggaggaggagcaggagttCGAGGTGGTGAGCACGCTGCGCCTGCAGCACGTGGACCGGCCCATGTCAGTGCACTGCACGCTGCGCAACGCCGCGAGCCAGGACGCACAGGAGGTCATCGTCGTGCCGCACT ccctgcccttcAAGGTGGTGGTGATCTCAGCCATCCTGGCCTTGGTGGTCCTCACCATCATCTCTCTCATCATCCTTATCATGCTTTGGCAGAAG AAGCCACGTTACGAGATCCGATGGAAGGTGATCGAGTCTGTGAGCTCGGACGGCCACGAGTACATCTACGTGGACCCCATGCAGCTGCCCTATGACTCCACATGGGAGGTGCCGCGGGACCAGCTAGTGCTTG GACGCACCCTCGGCTCCGGGGCCTTTGGGCAGGTGGTGGAGGCCACGGCTCACGGCCTGAGCCATTCGCAGGCCACGATGAAAGTGGCCGTCAAGATGCTGAAAT CCACAGCCCGCAGCAGTGAGAAGCAAGCCCTCATGTCAGAGCTGAAGATCATGAGTCACCTCGGGCCCCACCTGAACGTGGTCAACCTGCTGGGGGCCTGCACCAAAGGAG GACCCATCTACATCATCACCGAGTACTGCCGCTACGGCGACCTGGTGGACTACCTGCACCGGAACAAGCACACCTTCCTGCAGCACCACTCGGACAAGCGCCGCCCGCCCAGCGCCGAGCTCTACAGCAATGCCCTGCCCGTcgggctgcccctgcccag CCACGTGTCCCTGACTGGGGAGAGCGATGGCGGCTACATGGACATGAGCAAGGACGAGTCGGTGGACTATGTGCCCATGCTGGACATGAAAGGAGACGTCAAATATGCAGACATCGAGTCCTCCAGCTACATGGCCCCTTACGATAACTACATCCCCTCCG CCCCCGAGAGGACCTATCAGGCAACTTTGATCAACGAGTCCCCAGTGCTTAGCTACACGGACCTCGTGGGCTTCAGCTACCAGGTGGCCAATGGCATGGAGTTCCTGGCCTCCAAGAAT TGTGTCCACCGAGACCTGGCGGCCAGGAACGTGCTCATCTGTGAGGGCAAGCTGGTCAAGATCTGTGACTTTGGCCTGGCTCGAGACATCATGCGGGACTCGAACTACATCTCCAAAGGCAGC ACCTTCCTGCCTCTGAAGTGGATGGCCCCAGAGAGCATCTTCAACAGCCTCTATACCACCCTGAGCGACGTGTGGTCCTTCGGGATCCTGCTCTGGGAGATCTTCACGCTGG GTGGCACCCCTTACCCGGAGCTGCCCATGAACGAGCAGTTCTACAACGCCATCAAGCGGGGTTACCGCATGGCCCAGCCCACTCACGCCTCTGATGAGAT CTACGAGATCATGCAGAAGTGCTGGGAAGAGAAGTTTGAGATCCGGCCCcccttctcccagctggtgcTGCTTCTCGAGAGACTGCTGGGCGAGGGTTACAAAAAG AAGTACCAGCAGGTGGATGAGGAGTTTCTGAGGAGCGACCACCCAGCCATCCTTCGGTCCCAAGCCCGCTTTCCCGGGTTCCATGGCCTCCGATCTCCCCTGGACACCAGCTCTGTCCTCTACACTGCTGTGCAGCCCAACGAGGGTGACAACGATTATATCATCCCCCTGCCTGACCCCAAACCTGAGGTTGCCGAGGAGGGCCCCCCGGAGGGTTCCCCCAGCCTTGCCAG CTCCACCCTGAATGAAGTCAACACCTCCTCTACCATCTCCTGCGACAGCCCCCTGGAGCCCCAGGAAGAGCCGGAGCCCGAGCTCCAGCCAGAGCTCCCGGCAGAGCCCGAGCTGGAGGTGGAGCAGCCGCCAGACTCAGGCTGCCCTGGGCCGCGGGACGAAGCAGAGGACAGCTTCCTGTAG